One window of the Endomicrobium proavitum genome contains the following:
- the mltG gene encoding endolytic transglycosylase MltG encodes MDKKIKKKITVAAIVVIMVFCYFSIPGKKVSITVQNGEGASLVAADLKRNELIISKNLFVVLVKFSGSQNKIKAGVYEFRKNNSMFQILSELKSGSKNMIRFTIPEGSTVGQTAEIISAKVGISKDKFIEVAKVRAMEGYLMPETYMVDPSMKEEDIINMMQREFDKKITPQMYERAKEINMPMKKVIILASIIEKEAVKPNERPIISAVFHNRLKKRIRLESCATVLYAMGINKAHLSIEDTKFDSPYNTYKIFGLPPAPICSPGIESIKAALYPADTNSLYFVAAGDGSSLFADSLEGHIKNKRAVRN; translated from the coding sequence GTGGATAAAAAAATAAAGAAAAAAATTACAGTTGCGGCAATAGTCGTTATAATGGTTTTCTGCTATTTTTCCATACCCGGAAAAAAAGTTTCCATAACCGTTCAAAACGGCGAAGGAGCGTCTTTAGTTGCAGCCGATCTTAAAAGAAACGAACTGATAATTTCAAAAAATCTTTTTGTAGTTTTAGTTAAATTTTCAGGTTCTCAAAACAAAATAAAAGCCGGCGTTTATGAATTTAGAAAAAACAACAGCATGTTTCAAATATTAAGCGAGCTTAAAAGCGGCTCAAAAAATATGATAAGGTTTACAATTCCCGAGGGAAGCACCGTTGGGCAGACGGCTGAAATAATATCCGCTAAAGTGGGAATAAGTAAAGACAAATTTATAGAAGTAGCCAAAGTGCGCGCCATGGAAGGCTATCTTATGCCCGAAACTTATATGGTAGATCCGTCAATGAAAGAAGAAGATATTATAAACATGATGCAGCGCGAATTTGATAAAAAAATTACGCCTCAAATGTATGAACGCGCAAAAGAAATAAATATGCCTATGAAAAAAGTAATTATTTTGGCGTCAATAATAGAAAAAGAAGCGGTTAAGCCTAACGAGCGCCCGATAATATCGGCGGTGTTTCACAACAGATTAAAAAAGAGAATAAGGCTTGAGTCTTGCGCCACGGTGCTTTACGCTATGGGCATAAATAAAGCGCACTTGTCTATAGAAGACACAAAGTTTGATTCTCCTTATAATACGTATAAAATATTCGGTCTTCCTCCGGCGCCAATATGCAGCCCGGGTATAGAGTCAATAAAAGCCGCGCTTTATCCTGCGGATACAAACAGTTTGTATTTTGTAGCGGCAGGCGACGGAAGCAGTTTGTTTGCTGATTCTCTTGAAGGACATATAAAAAATAAACGCGCCGTTAGAAATTAA
- a CDS encoding glycosyltransferase family 2 protein, with protein sequence MKDNEREEISIAEKTPLISIIVPVWNVEKYLARCLDSVFAQTFKNFEIICVNDGSPDNSAEILEEYSKKDSRIRIINQENQGLSAARNSGMRKAKGKYIYFLDSDDFIHPQLLEITYYFITKYNADWITFRHDSVLHRVVKKAGNAVEFTYVPPLYKSIEDIRYKITNAPLYLFKKNPFYKMTYYAWARLYKQEILKDVEFIPGIAFEDDPFIIAICKKHPKTVLLNEALYFYIDNPKSISRSSITQKQIEDYHKGIVYMWQQYKDAPKKDFDFVAKHVAAKRLRIQYNKIKKSDKQKQSELFNIFKEELIDLKNKNFLRFSLNPRKLFYWLKYNKLVKSGNANV encoded by the coding sequence ATGAAAGATAATGAAAGAGAAGAAATTTCTATCGCGGAAAAAACACCTTTAATAAGTATAATTGTGCCGGTATGGAATGTGGAAAAATATCTTGCACGCTGTTTAGACAGCGTGTTTGCCCAAACATTTAAAAATTTTGAAATTATTTGCGTCAACGACGGTTCTCCTGATAATTCGGCCGAAATACTTGAAGAGTATTCAAAAAAAGACTCGCGTATTAGAATTATCAATCAAGAAAATCAAGGACTGTCCGCTGCGCGTAACAGCGGGATGAGAAAAGCAAAAGGCAAGTATATTTATTTTTTAGATTCTGATGATTTTATTCATCCGCAGCTTTTAGAAATTACATATTATTTCATAACAAAATACAATGCAGATTGGATAACGTTCAGACATGATTCGGTTTTGCACAGAGTTGTCAAAAAAGCGGGCAATGCCGTAGAGTTTACATATGTGCCGCCTTTATATAAAAGTATAGAAGATATCAGGTATAAAATAACAAATGCTCCGTTGTATTTATTCAAAAAAAATCCGTTCTACAAAATGACTTATTACGCATGGGCAAGATTATATAAGCAGGAAATTTTAAAAGATGTGGAATTTATTCCGGGAATTGCTTTTGAAGACGATCCGTTTATTATTGCAATATGTAAAAAACACCCTAAAACAGTTTTATTAAATGAAGCGCTGTATTTTTATATAGATAATCCAAAATCAATCTCAAGATCTTCAATAACGCAAAAACAAATAGAAGATTATCATAAAGGAATAGTTTATATGTGGCAGCAGTATAAAGATGCTCCTAAAAAAGATTTTGATTTTGTGGCAAAGCATGTTGCGGCAAAAAGATTGAGAATACAATACAATAAAATAAAAAAATCGGATAAGCAGAAACAGTCGGAGCTTTTTAATATATTTAAGGAAGAGCTTATAGATTTGAAAAATAAAAATTTTTTACGATTTAGTTTAAATCCAAGAAAATTATTTTATTGGCTGAAGTATAATAAACTTGTAAAATCCGGTAATGCTAATGTTTAA
- a CDS encoding NADH-ubiquinone oxidoreductase-F iron-sulfur binding region domain-containing protein has protein sequence MLDLKKITESVQKSLGNVTKRIIICAGTGCVANGSLKVFNAFIKSADELGVKISVELKEEKGKTNLLSKSGCQGFCQMGPLVNILPSGILYTKVKVEDVKEILEKSIKADEVIERLCYNDNGKVCKGQNEIPFYQKQSRMVLKQCGVVDPENIDEYIFDGGYRAAKKACIDMTDKEICDVVLAAGLRGRGGGGFPTGKKWDLTRVQQRDKKYIICNGDEGDPGAFMDRSVMEGNPHSVIEGMIIAAKAIGADEGYVYVRTEYGLAVERMKKAVEAAVQKGVLGKNIFGSAHNFTLHVMEGAGAFVCGEETALIASIEGKRGMPSPKPPFPAQSGLWEKPTAINNVETLATVPLVINYGADSFRQLGTPQSPGTKTFALTGQVLNTGLIEVPMGTTLRQVVFDTAGGVTDEKGKVDDKNFKAVQIGGPSGGCLTKEHLDLPLDFDSLKKVGAMVGSGGLVVMNQNTCMVKMAKFFMQFTQNESCGKCVLCREGTRQMLLMLEDITEGRADENTLTLLEKLAKAVQVGSLCGLGKTAPNPVLSTLRYFRDEYNAHVKDKRCPAGECSNLVNYSINDKCLGCTACARKCPVGAIAGTLKKQHVIDTVKCIKCGVCLDTCKFNAVVRG, from the coding sequence ATGTTAGATTTAAAAAAAATAACCGAATCCGTCCAGAAATCTCTTGGAAATGTGACAAAAAGAATTATTATATGCGCCGGCACGGGCTGCGTTGCAAACGGCTCTTTAAAAGTTTTTAACGCTTTTATAAAAAGCGCGGACGAGCTTGGAGTTAAAATATCCGTAGAACTTAAAGAGGAAAAAGGAAAAACTAATCTTCTTTCAAAAAGCGGCTGTCAGGGTTTTTGCCAGATGGGACCTTTGGTAAATATTTTGCCGTCGGGAATTCTCTATACAAAAGTTAAAGTTGAAGACGTAAAAGAAATTTTGGAAAAAAGCATAAAAGCCGACGAAGTTATAGAAAGGCTGTGTTACAACGACAACGGCAAAGTTTGCAAAGGTCAAAATGAAATTCCTTTTTATCAAAAACAAAGCAGAATGGTTTTAAAGCAGTGCGGAGTTGTAGATCCTGAAAACATAGACGAATATATTTTTGACGGCGGTTACAGAGCCGCAAAAAAAGCCTGTATAGATATGACGGACAAAGAAATCTGCGACGTTGTTTTAGCCGCGGGTCTTAGAGGCAGAGGCGGCGGCGGATTTCCAACGGGTAAAAAGTGGGATTTAACGCGCGTTCAGCAGAGAGATAAAAAATATATTATCTGTAACGGCGACGAAGGAGACCCCGGCGCGTTTATGGACAGAAGCGTTATGGAAGGCAACCCTCACAGCGTTATAGAAGGAATGATAATAGCGGCAAAAGCAATCGGCGCCGACGAGGGTTATGTTTACGTAAGAACCGAATACGGGCTTGCCGTTGAAAGAATGAAGAAAGCCGTTGAAGCCGCCGTGCAAAAAGGCGTTTTAGGAAAAAATATTTTTGGAAGCGCGCACAATTTTACGCTTCACGTTATGGAAGGCGCGGGCGCTTTTGTTTGCGGCGAAGAAACCGCGCTTATAGCTTCTATTGAGGGAAAAAGAGGCATGCCTTCGCCAAAACCTCCGTTTCCGGCGCAGAGCGGTCTTTGGGAAAAACCGACTGCCATAAATAATGTAGAAACGCTTGCCACGGTTCCTCTTGTAATTAATTACGGCGCGGATTCGTTCAGACAGCTTGGCACGCCGCAGTCTCCGGGAACAAAAACTTTTGCTCTTACGGGTCAGGTTTTAAATACGGGGCTTATAGAAGTGCCTATGGGAACAACTTTAAGACAGGTTGTTTTTGATACTGCCGGCGGAGTAACCGACGAAAAAGGAAAAGTTGACGATAAAAATTTTAAAGCCGTGCAAATAGGCGGACCTTCGGGCGGATGTCTAACAAAAGAACATCTTGACCTGCCGCTTGATTTTGATTCTCTCAAAAAAGTCGGCGCAATGGTAGGTTCCGGCGGGCTTGTTGTTATGAATCAAAATACCTGTATGGTAAAGATGGCAAAGTTTTTCATGCAGTTTACTCAAAACGAATCTTGCGGAAAATGCGTTTTGTGCAGAGAAGGCACAAGACAAATGCTTTTAATGCTTGAAGATATTACCGAGGGAAGAGCCGACGAAAATACTCTTACCCTTTTAGAAAAACTCGCTAAAGCCGTGCAGGTAGGTTCTTTGTGCGGGCTTGGAAAAACGGCGCCAAACCCCGTGTTGTCAACGCTTAGATATTTTAGAGACGAATATAACGCTCATGTAAAAGATAAGAGATGTCCCGCCGGAGAATGTTCAAATCTTGTAAATTACAGCATTAACGATAAATGTTTAGGCTGCACGGCGTGCGCAAGAAAGTGCCCTGTCGGCGCAATTGCGGGAACGCTTAAAAAACAGCATGTAATAGATACCGTAAAATGCATAAAGTGCGGAGTCTGTTTGGATACATGTAAATTTAATGCCGTGGTAAGAGGATAA
- a CDS encoding cysteine desulfurase family protein: MDKKRVYLDNSSTTAVLPEVVKEMTPYFSDIFGNASSFHHFGREAKKALDASRIKIAELINATPDEVFFTGCGTESDNIAIFGVLNAYCKKGHIITTKIEHHAVLYSFRHLEKQGYKVTYLEVDKDGVISAEDLKKAVAEDTLFVSVMHANNEVGALQPIAEIAAALNEINSKRKEKIYFHTDSVQTAGKLKIDVKKLGVDLLSMSGHKFGGPKGVGVLYVKRGTKIESVTFGGHHENGLRPGTENVAGIVGAAKALEIANSALDEHDKHIFFLREKLKKGILETIPEVIINGSGSRAVSNILNVSFNYIEGEALLLKLDMKGIAASSGSACATGEPSHVLAAMRADPVAAQGAVRFSFSYNNTEEEVDYVLSVLPEIVQSLRNMSPVWRSKKQ, translated from the coding sequence ATGGATAAAAAAAGAGTTTATTTAGACAACAGTTCCACAACGGCGGTTTTGCCTGAAGTTGTAAAAGAGATGACGCCTTACTTTTCCGACATTTTCGGAAACGCTTCAAGCTTCCATCATTTTGGCAGAGAAGCTAAAAAAGCTTTAGATGCGTCGCGCATTAAAATTGCAGAGTTAATAAACGCAACGCCGGATGAAGTTTTTTTTACCGGCTGCGGAACCGAGTCGGACAATATCGCAATATTCGGCGTTCTTAACGCTTATTGTAAAAAAGGGCACATAATAACTACTAAAATAGAGCATCACGCGGTTTTATATTCTTTTAGACATCTTGAAAAGCAGGGCTATAAAGTTACATATTTGGAAGTTGATAAAGACGGAGTTATTTCCGCGGAAGATTTAAAAAAAGCCGTTGCAGAAGACACTCTTTTTGTAAGCGTTATGCACGCAAATAATGAAGTCGGCGCTTTGCAGCCTATTGCGGAAATTGCCGCAGCGCTTAACGAAATAAACTCTAAACGCAAAGAAAAAATATACTTTCACACGGATTCGGTTCAAACGGCAGGAAAGCTGAAAATAGACGTTAAAAAGCTCGGCGTAGATTTGCTTTCAATGTCCGGACATAAATTCGGCGGACCCAAGGGCGTAGGGGTTTTATACGTAAAAAGAGGAACAAAAATAGAGTCCGTTACTTTCGGCGGACATCACGAAAACGGACTGCGCCCGGGAACTGAAAACGTAGCGGGCATAGTCGGCGCCGCAAAAGCTTTAGAAATTGCAAACTCTGCGCTTGACGAGCACGATAAACATATTTTCTTCTTAAGAGAAAAATTAAAAAAAGGAATTTTGGAAACAATTCCTGAAGTTATAATAAACGGCAGCGGCAGCAGAGCCGTGTCTAACATACTAAACGTAAGCTTTAATTATATTGAAGGCGAGGCGCTTCTTTTAAAACTTGATATGAAAGGCATTGCCGCTTCAAGCGGTTCGGCATGCGCTACGGGCGAACCTTCGCACGTGCTTGCCGCTATGCGCGCAGATCCCGTTGCGGCGCAGGGTGCGGTTCGTTTTTCTTTCAGCTATAATAATACCGAAGAAGAAGTGGATTATGTTTTATCCGTTTTGCCGGAAATAGTGCAGTCGCTAAGAAATATGTCTCCGGTATGGCGCAGCAAAAAGCAGTAA
- a CDS encoding [FeFe] hydrogenase, group A, with amino-acid sequence MEKHLIINNKTVSFDNEKNILEIIRKENIELPTFCYHSELSAYGSCRLCMVEVEGRGILPACSTPPENAMKIRTNNEQIREMRKIIVELLLANHDKRCTTCRKSETCQLQTLARRLGIDTIRFRPVLKKEPKDLSTHALVRDPNKCVLCGDCVRFCEEVQSIGAIDFANRGPNSVVCPSFGKDLESSECVYCGQCARVCPTGALTPKSEVSLVWKALSDPKKKVIVAIAPAVRAAIGEAFGLVGENGTEAAGKIVTALRAMGFDKVFDISFSADMTIVEEANEFVERLGNGKSMPQFTSCCPAWVKFVEQYYPDMIENLSSCRSPQGMFGSIAKKIMPDILEVPKEDLVVVSIMPCTAKKFEARRSELSKDGLQDIDYVLTTQEFARMIEESGLRFAEIEASAFDMPMGFKTGGGVIFGNSGGVTEAVLRNVISKTNDSVDETEQFNFVRGEDGIREAKVNVGGKELKIAIVYGLKNARQIVRDIKADKSRYDFIEVMACPGGCIGGAGQPVYKDLSVRKVRTKVLYENDKTLELHKPQDNPYVREMYQQFLGKPGSNVAHELLHSKHSNKKRLKEGPFTIHKSVKENRLNINVCFGTSCMLKGSQKLLKQILDFTQAHEYKDNIGIDASFCFERCSKGPVVRIGDKLIEKCTIEKAIETIEEQIKKFSKNA; translated from the coding sequence ATGGAAAAACATTTAATTATAAATAACAAAACGGTTTCTTTTGACAACGAAAAAAATATTTTAGAAATCATCAGAAAAGAAAATATTGAACTTCCCACATTTTGCTATCATTCCGAATTAAGCGCTTACGGTTCGTGCAGGCTTTGCATGGTTGAAGTTGAGGGTAGAGGCATTCTTCCCGCTTGTTCCACTCCTCCGGAAAACGCAATGAAAATAAGAACCAACAACGAACAAATCCGCGAGATGAGAAAAATAATAGTAGAGCTTCTTCTTGCAAACCATGACAAAAGATGCACAACCTGCCGCAAAAGCGAAACTTGCCAGCTTCAAACGCTTGCAAGAAGACTCGGCATTGATACAATAAGATTCAGACCCGTCCTGAAAAAAGAACCTAAAGATTTATCAACTCACGCTTTAGTGCGAGACCCCAATAAATGCGTTTTGTGCGGCGACTGCGTGCGCTTTTGTGAAGAAGTGCAAAGCATAGGCGCAATAGATTTTGCAAACAGAGGGCCTAACTCCGTAGTTTGCCCGAGCTTCGGAAAAGATTTGGAAAGTTCGGAATGCGTTTACTGCGGCCAGTGCGCAAGAGTTTGCCCGACGGGCGCGCTTACGCCGAAGTCTGAAGTAAGCCTTGTTTGGAAAGCGTTGAGCGACCCGAAGAAAAAAGTTATAGTTGCAATTGCTCCGGCTGTGCGCGCGGCGATAGGCGAAGCGTTCGGGCTTGTCGGCGAAAACGGCACGGAAGCTGCCGGAAAAATTGTTACCGCGCTTCGCGCAATGGGTTTTGACAAAGTTTTTGATATATCTTTCAGCGCCGATATGACTATTGTTGAAGAGGCAAACGAATTTGTAGAAAGACTCGGCAACGGAAAAAGTATGCCGCAGTTTACGTCGTGCTGCCCCGCGTGGGTAAAATTTGTTGAGCAGTATTATCCCGACATGATAGAAAATCTTTCAAGCTGCCGTTCTCCTCAAGGGATGTTCGGTTCAATAGCTAAAAAAATAATGCCGGATATTTTAGAAGTTCCCAAAGAAGATTTGGTTGTAGTTTCCATAATGCCCTGCACGGCAAAAAAGTTTGAAGCAAGAAGATCCGAACTTTCAAAAGACGGTTTGCAGGATATAGATTATGTTTTAACGACGCAGGAATTTGCCAGAATGATAGAAGAGTCGGGTTTGCGTTTTGCGGAAATTGAAGCTTCGGCTTTTGATATGCCTATGGGTTTTAAAACGGGCGGCGGCGTAATATTTGGAAATTCAGGCGGAGTAACCGAAGCCGTTTTAAGAAATGTTATAAGCAAAACTAACGATTCCGTTGACGAAACGGAGCAGTTTAATTTTGTCCGCGGAGAAGACGGCATAAGAGAAGCAAAAGTAAACGTCGGCGGCAAAGAACTTAAAATAGCTATTGTTTACGGACTTAAAAACGCAAGACAAATAGTCCGAGACATAAAAGCCGATAAATCAAGATACGACTTTATAGAAGTTATGGCATGTCCCGGCGGATGCATAGGCGGAGCGGGACAGCCCGTTTACAAAGATTTGTCCGTAAGAAAAGTCCGCACAAAAGTTTTATACGAAAACGATAAAACTTTGGAACTTCACAAACCGCAGGACAATCCTTACGTGCGCGAGATGTATCAGCAATTCCTCGGAAAACCGGGAAGCAACGTTGCGCACGAGCTGCTGCATTCAAAACACAGCAATAAAAAAAGACTCAAAGAAGGACCTTTTACAATTCATAAATCCGTCAAAGAAAACAGATTAAATATTAATGTGTGCTTTGGCACAAGCTGTATGCTTAAAGGTTCGCAGAAACTTTTGAAACAAATTCTTGATTTCACGCAAGCTCATGAGTATAAAGATAATATCGGAATAGACGCGTCTTTCTGCTTTGAAAGATGTTCCAAAGGACCGGTTGTAAGAATAGGCGATAAGTTGATTGAAAAATGCACGATAGAAAAGGCAATTGAAACAATAGAAGAGCAGATAAAAAAATTCTCTAAAAATGCCTAA
- a CDS encoding glycosyltransferase family 2 protein: MFNLTVVILTKNEQDNIVEVINNVKKCADDILVVDSFSTDNTIRLAKANGARVVCRELDNDFSEQRNFALTQTQAKWILYVDADERLSDELINNIKSIVVTNEDKQCIIKRKSVAFGQEFNYGVLRADFVVRLFPRASVKWINKVHEQPLCSLPKKKLAGYIKHYTYNNWDQYFNKFNQYTSIWAQNAHERNKKSSIVAAFFHASADFFQMLVIQKGFLDGKLGFVLSLNHFFYVWVKYIKLRQLRAEQLNRKKKN, translated from the coding sequence ATGTTTAATTTAACAGTTGTTATATTGACAAAAAATGAGCAAGATAATATAGTTGAAGTAATTAATAATGTTAAAAAATGCGCGGATGATATACTTGTTGTAGATTCTTTCAGCACAGATAATACAATTCGGCTTGCCAAAGCAAACGGCGCAAGAGTTGTTTGCAGAGAGTTAGATAATGATTTTTCCGAGCAAAGAAATTTTGCTTTAACGCAAACCCAGGCTAAATGGATTCTGTATGTTGACGCTGACGAACGTTTGAGCGATGAGTTGATTAATAATATCAAAAGTATTGTCGTGACAAACGAAGATAAACAGTGTATTATAAAAAGAAAATCCGTGGCATTCGGACAAGAGTTTAATTACGGCGTATTGAGAGCGGATTTTGTTGTAAGGTTGTTCCCAAGAGCAAGCGTAAAGTGGATAAATAAAGTGCACGAACAACCTTTGTGCAGTTTGCCAAAGAAAAAATTGGCAGGATATATAAAACACTACACTTATAACAATTGGGATCAATATTTTAATAAATTTAACCAATATACAAGCATATGGGCGCAAAATGCGCACGAACGCAATAAAAAAAGTTCTATCGTTGCCGCTTTTTTTCATGCTTCTGCCGATTTTTTTCAGATGTTAGTTATTCAAAAAGGGTTTCTTGACGGGAAATTAGGGTTTGTTTTAAGTTTAAACCATTTTTTTTATGTGTGGGTAAAATATATTAAGTTGCGGCAATTGCGCGCGGAACAATTAAATCGAAAGAAAAAAAATTAA
- a CDS encoding redox-sensing transcriptional repressor Rex, producing MREVSEATIRRLPVYHHYLLKTKEMGIAAISSTQIASDLNLTPIQVRKDLEATGLKGKPKVGYAVSDLLGAIETFLEWNKINPAILIGAGHLGYAILGYQGFEHYGLKIAAAFDNDFAKIGKLIHGKPIYSIDSMEKYIREHKTEVGILTVPASSAQELADIMISAGIKAIWSFAPARITTSAKDVIIQHENLASSLAVLFKNINKKSL from the coding sequence ATGAGAGAAGTTTCAGAAGCTACAATAAGAAGGCTTCCTGTTTATCATCATTATTTATTAAAAACAAAAGAAATGGGAATTGCCGCAATATCTTCAACGCAAATCGCCTCGGATTTAAATTTAACTCCCATACAGGTTAGGAAAGATTTGGAAGCCACCGGGCTGAAAGGCAAACCGAAAGTCGGTTACGCGGTTTCGGATTTGCTTGGCGCAATAGAAACTTTTTTAGAATGGAATAAAATAAATCCCGCAATTCTCATCGGCGCGGGGCATTTGGGTTACGCAATATTGGGGTATCAGGGTTTTGAACATTACGGTTTGAAAATTGCCGCGGCTTTTGACAACGATTTTGCAAAAATAGGAAAACTTATCCACGGAAAACCTATTTATTCAATAGATTCCATGGAAAAATACATACGCGAACATAAAACCGAAGTGGGCATTTTAACGGTTCCGGCGTCATCGGCGCAAGAACTTGCAGATATAATGATATCTGCCGGAATTAAAGCTATTTGGAGTTTTGCGCCGGCAAGAATTACAACATCGGCTAAAGACGTAATAATTCAGCACGAAAATTTAGCGTCGTCGCTTGCGGTGTTATTTAAAAATATAAATAAAAAATCTTTATAA
- the nuoE gene encoding NADH-quinone oxidoreductase subunit NuoE has product MEAGYSKFDRVCQIIEENNYDKSKLIPILQAVQNEYRYLPEEILAFIASSLRISPARVYGVATFFAHFTLKQKGKHIIKVCDGTACHVKKSTNLINTIKNKLALKDGEFTTKDMLFTLETVSCLGACGLAPVMVVDEDVFGQVTPDKVIQIIDSILKQEAAQ; this is encoded by the coding sequence ATGGAAGCCGGTTACAGTAAGTTTGACAGGGTTTGCCAAATTATTGAAGAAAACAACTACGATAAGTCAAAGCTTATCCCTATTTTGCAAGCCGTGCAAAATGAATACAGATATTTGCCGGAAGAAATTTTGGCGTTTATAGCGTCGTCATTAAGAATTTCTCCCGCAAGAGTTTACGGCGTGGCTACGTTTTTTGCGCATTTTACGCTTAAACAAAAAGGCAAACATATTATTAAAGTTTGCGACGGCACCGCCTGTCACGTAAAAAAATCCACAAATCTTATAAATACGATAAAAAATAAACTTGCTCTTAAAGACGGAGAGTTCACAACAAAAGATATGCTGTTTACGCTTGAAACCGTGTCATGCCTTGGCGCGTGCGGACTTGCGCCGGTTATGGTTGTTGACGAGGATGTTTTCGGTCAGGTTACTCCTGATAAAGTTATACAAATTATAGATTCAATTCTTAAACAGGAGGCGGCGCAATAA
- a CDS encoding NYN domain-containing protein: MRYIVDGYNVINASDIFKASTLEGRRDKLFEFINQNRPHGSFKNSITVVFDNKSKNPYDFCGHNKSHLGNIEIIFSDGVDLADDIIAQIVDESSNPYEITVVTNDKGIRRRTAPAGAKHESVESFLAKGFKQKNIKRASEVLSGDVKEEINEEFEKLWIKK; this comes from the coding sequence GTGCGTTACATAGTTGACGGTTATAATGTTATAAATGCAAGCGATATTTTTAAAGCATCTACGCTTGAGGGCAGGCGCGATAAGCTTTTTGAATTTATAAATCAAAACCGTCCGCACGGGAGTTTTAAAAACAGCATTACCGTTGTCTTTGATAATAAATCAAAAAATCCGTATGACTTTTGCGGGCATAATAAGTCTCACTTGGGAAATATTGAAATAATTTTTAGCGACGGCGTAGATTTGGCGGATGACATAATAGCTCAAATTGTTGACGAAAGTTCTAATCCTTACGAGATAACCGTTGTAACAAACGATAAAGGAATTCGCCGCAGAACGGCTCCTGCGGGGGCAAAGCACGAAAGCGTGGAAAGTTTTTTGGCAAAGGGTTTTAAACAAAAAAATATAAAAAGAGCTTCAGAAGTTTTGTCGGGCGACGTTAAAGAAGAAATAAACGAGGAGTTTGAAAAGCTGTGGATAAAAAAATAA
- the ruvX gene encoding Holliday junction resolvase RuvX codes for MSRIMGIDYGLKRIGVALTDMLQITANPFDVIESVSLKKDAQKIYEIAQNNQVETIVVGIPLNDVHTEMAETVNSFISKLKELGNMKIETVDESFTTNEAMDLLVGKADASRKKQKGVKDKLAAAIILQRYLEKYQI; via the coding sequence TTGTCAAGAATAATGGGAATAGATTACGGGCTAAAAAGAATAGGCGTAGCTCTTACCGATATGCTGCAAATAACGGCAAACCCTTTTGACGTAATAGAAAGCGTGTCGTTAAAAAAAGACGCGCAAAAAATATATGAAATTGCGCAAAATAATCAGGTTGAAACAATAGTTGTAGGAATCCCTCTTAACGACGTTCACACGGAAATGGCGGAAACAGTAAATAGTTTTATATCTAAACTTAAAGAATTAGGCAATATGAAAATAGAAACCGTGGACGAAAGTTTTACGACAAACGAAGCCATGGATTTGCTTGTAGGCAAAGCCGACGCCTCCCGAAAAAAACAAAAAGGCGTAAAAGACAAACTTGCCGCCGCCATTATTTTGCAGAGATATTTGGAAAAGTATCAAATTTGA